GACTATGGAGAAACGCGGTAGATCGTGGCGATGATAAATTACCCTTCTCCGGCTAACTGTGATCTAATGTTTGAGTGACGTGGAAGGAAAGTTTTAGCAGGTCTCATTCGCCAGCGACCTTGCAAGAAATGTGTTTGGTATTTTTGTCTGGTTCGTTGTCGCAGCAGAGAAGCTTGACTTGAGTCAAGGATTTGGGGGTTCTGTGAATTCATCTTTGAAGACTATGAAACAAAAGACTTTTGCGTAGATAAGAAAGAAATTGTTCATTGTAAATCAAAAAGGAGAGATAATGTTTACATTTTGTGTTGTACAGTTGATTCAATTGAATATTGGATATTTTGGTACTGTTTGGGAAAACAAATTATGTTCCCAAACCGACGCGGACTTCCaaactaaattaagtgaaaacCAAACTTTTCGGTACAGTTAAAAATCTCAGCCATAGTTAgagataatagtttttttttttttttttttattactacaacggctattctattattCAAACTTGAGGTGATCTGGGGAGctagaccggaatagaacaaccaataaaacataaggaTGTATGAAAAGAACGTGCATTCTTAGCTAGCGAATCCGCAATCTCATTCTGCATCCTTGGGAAGTAGCTGATCTTGAAGTCTGAAAAACACAACCGAAGAGTTTGAATGATCTTCAGCTTTGTTGAGAAGTTGGGTCAATCTTGTGGCTGTTCTAACATCACAATCAGGTCTTTGCAGTCCGTCCCAAATCTCTGACAGTACCAGTGTTGTATcatgctctccattgcccactATAGCGCTTCCAGTTCCGAGTGTAATGTTGTCTCCCTCCTCTGCAAGTTCCTTGATCCCATGAGTTGTATCTTCCCCATTGTATCCTTCCAAACCCACCCCATTCCACTGAATTGAGCTGTAgaggtccatgaaccatccaccatacaaataTCACCCAAGCTTAAGGCTTGTGTTTCTTCATTAGTCTGTACCTGTGGCGATACTGGTTCAGTGTCTCTTGCGTTATACCAAGCTTGgcactcactctctgcataccTGACTAGTTCCAATGGATCTCTATTTATGCCTCTAAACAACTTATCATTTCTAGCTTTCCAtatgtaccaaattatccaaggataaTGATCTATATCGTCTTCTGGCTCCAGAATACCATTCTTTCTCCAAAAAAGATAATCCATATTAGCGTAAATACTTGGTACCGGGAAGATTTCAGGGCTCGATGGCGTTGATGATAACTCTCATGCTTGTAAGGCCGGGGGACACTCAAAGATAGCATGAGTAACGGTCTCTTCTGGTGCTCCACATCTTGGACAATAATTGTCACATCGCATGTTACGGCGTACTAGATTCCTTGTTACCGCTACCTGTCCTGatattaattgccatataagatggcaGATCTTTTGTGGCGCTTTtaccttccaagcaaaggcttggagTTTTGTAATGCTGAGTTGTAGAACTTCTAAATCATCCTCATCCCTCATCAAGTTTGTAGCAACCCAATACCCCGATTTAACAGTATACTGTCCATTCTTTGAGTAGCTCCAGCAAAATGTATCACGTCGATGGGTagggcttatggccaaactcagGATCAGCGGAATATCTTCTTGAACTATATATTGTTCCAGTAAACGAACATCCCATTCCTTTGTAGCTGGATTGATAAGACTGCTTACGATCATCTTTGGGTTCACTGCTGGAGCCCAGGACCGAGCCGGTCTAGCTGGCGTCGAAGGGATCCAAAGGTCCTCCCACACATTAATTTCATACCCTGAGTGCACCTTACTTCTGATGCCCAAAAGTAATAGCTTCCTCGCTGCAGTCATACTTGTCCATACATACGATGGGGTATCTGCTGTGCCCATTCGCAACGGCGAATTGAGACGATAATATCTCCCCCGAAGAACTCTCGCTACTAATGAGTCCAGAAATAGCACAAGTCGCCAAAGCTGTTTAGCTAAAAGAGCTAGATTAAATTCATGGATCATGCTACCCAATTCCCCCCTCCTCTCTAGGCGCACACATCTTTTAAAGATAATAGTTAACGATATCATACtcctaaaatttataatttaattaccAATACAAAGTTATAAATGTGTATAATATCATTTAATTTCTTAATATGAAGTTATACATtatagataaaataatataattctgATCAACGACTTGTGGCAACTTAAATTCCCGGTCTCCTATGCTCATTTTGGAAGCCCGGATTTCTCAGACCATTCTCCTAGCTGCTTGGTACTTGCTGAAAGAGTCAAGTCGAAAAAGCCCTTCATGGTTTCTCATTTCCTGTTCCATCATCTGGACTTCCTTCCCAGGGTGGCCATGAACTGGCAGGAAACGTCGATTATTGGATTAGCAATGTTCTCTTTCTCACAGAAGCTAAAGCTTCTAAAGAAGGAGATCTTGGATATCAACAGAGAACACTTTTCAAACCTTGAGGAGAGGTTAAAGGAGGCCCACTCTGTTTTAGTGTCCTTCCAAAATCAGATCTTAGTGGATCCGTCACCTCTCTTAGCTGCTGGTGAAAGAGaagcaaacaagaagtgggTAACGTTGGCGCTAGCAGAGGAACGATTTTTGGAACAGAGATCTAGAGTAAACTGGTCTGCAAATGGGAATATGAACACTGCTGTTTTCCACAGAATGGTTGCTTCACGACGGGCTACTAATCAAATTCACTACCTAATGGACTTAGGAGGAAACAGATTATCAGAACTTGTGGACATTAAATCTCATTGTGTGTCCTATTATGAAGAATTTTTTGGAGCAGAGATGCCTGCTCTTTCCTCTGCCTCGTTGGATCAGATAAGTGGGCTCACTCCCTTCAGATGCTCTGACTCCATGAAAAATCTACTTCAGGCTCAAGTGACTGCAGAAGATGTGAAAAAGAGATATTTTCCTTACCTCGCAACAAAATGCCAGGCCCTGATGGTTATACAGGCGAGTTCTATAGGAAAACTTGGGATGTTATTGGCCCATATTTGACTAGAGCTGTACTAGAGTTCTTTAGCTCTGGAAAACTTCTGAAACAATGGAATTGCACTTTCATTTCCTTGATACCAAAGCGTGTAGGAGCGGACAAGCTTGTTGATTTCCGGCCTATCTCTTTATGCAACGTGGTGTACAAGGTCATCTCCAAGATCTTGGCTCGTAGGCTGCAAGATATTACCCCAACGATGGTCTCTAGCACGCAGTCGGCCTTTATCAAAGACAGATTACTTGTGGAGAATGTTTTACTAGCCACTGAGATGGTCCAAGGTTTCAACAGATCCAATATCTCAAAGAGGGGACTCTTGAAGGTAGACTTGAGGAAAGCATTTGATTCAGTGATTGGGATTTCATCATTCAGATTCTTATAACAGCGGAGTTTCCCCTGGTTTTCATCAACTGGATTACTCAGTGTTTGACGACGACATCCTTCTCCATCAATGTCAATGGGGACCTGTGTGGTTTTTTTAAAGGAACTCGAGGTTTGCGCCAAGGAGACCCTCTATCTCCTTCCCTATTTGTCATTGCTATGGAAGCTTTCTCTACTCTCTTAACTAAAAAATTTGAGGCCGGTGCTATTGAGTTCCACCCCCTGGACAATTTCCTAAGGTAACTCACCTAGCTTTTGCGGATGATGTGATTATTGTGTTTGACGGTCTTGCAGAGTCTCTACAAACCATTACGTCAACTCTTGATAATTTCAATGATATGTCGGGACTGCGAATGAACAGAGACAAAACAGAACTTTTCTTAGCGGGACTGAATCCCGAGGAAACAGAAGCAATGAATATCTTTGGTTTCCAAAAGGGTTCTCTCCCCATCAAGTATCTAGGGCTGCCTCTGATGCACAAAAAACTGTGGAAGTCTGAATACTCTCCGCTCACCGATAGGATTAAAGATAAGTTCAACAGCTGGACAGTGACATGTCTTTCCTTCGCAGGGAGACTCCCGTTGATCTTAGCAGTAATCTACAACATTGTCAACTTCTGGTTCACCGCCTTCTGCCTACCGAAAGGTTGCTTGAAGGAAATTGAATCTCTGTGTAGTCGGTTCTTATGGTCTGGGGACATTCAGAAGCGATCTGTAGCAAAGGTCTTGTGGCAGTCTAGCTGTTTACCAAAATCAGAGGGGGGACTGGGGTTGAGGAATTTCGAAGTTTGGAACAAAGCGTTGAATCTCAAGCTAGTCTGGCTCCTTTTTGCATCTACCACCTCGTTGTGGGTTGCTTGGATGAGAGAGCACAAACTTAAACGACGGAATTTTTGGTCGCTTGAAGCAAAAGAAACAGATTCGTGGATTTGGAAAACTCTCCTATCCCTCCGACCTCTAGCGAGTCAGATGTTGAGTTGTAGAGTAGGAGACGGAAGGAGAATCAGTTTCTGGTATGATAATTGGTCTATTCACGGTCCTCTAATTCGCTTCATTGGCTTAAATGGACCTCTCTTAATGGGTATCCAGGATCAATCAACCGTTGCTGAAGCGCTGTTGGTAAGGGACTGGCAGGCTCCTTCTCGAACTCAGAATCAAAATGTATCCCTAGTAAGGGCAACACTTAGGGACTGGCCTCATCAAGCTGTTCCATCTGAACCGGATATATTCATGTGGGGTCCTTCGGACAGTTGCAGTGATATTTTCTCTACAAAGAAAACTTGGGAATTTCTTAGGCCAAGGGCTGAGACAAAGGAATGGTCACAGGTGGTGTTGTTCAAGAACATGGTTCCAAAACATGCTTTTAATTTCTGGATGGCTAATCTCAATAGGCTCCCACTAAATGAGCGTTTGCACCAGTGGGGTTTGATGGACTCAGGACTTTGTACCCTATGTTCCACTGACCAAGAATCAAGAGATCATCTGTTCCTAACTGCAGGTTCGCAGCAGACGTTTGGGACCACGTTAAACAGAAATTTGGCTCCCCAAGGATTCGAATTGCATCATGGAATGACTTGATTGAATGGCTTCTTTCGAGGACTGGATCAGCAAGGTGAAGATATCTCAGGAAAATTGTGTGCCAAACAGCAGTCTACCTTATTTGGAAGGAGAGAAATGACAGGAAACATGGGAGGCCTCCTTCAACGTCCATTGTCATATTCAACAAAATTGACAGGACAACGAAGGACACTCTATTAGCAAGAAGACATAACAAAGGGTGTGGGAATCTGCTCTCTTTGTGGTTTTCTTATAGCTAACTGtagttgaatttggttgttCAAATCATATAGCTTCTCActgattttttacttttttttggcCATAGAAGCTCAAAAGCAGATGTATCCAATTTTCTTTTAGTAATATAATTTACggttatcaaaaaataataataataataataatataatttgatgttAACGATATGGTGGTATAAATCAGTTTCTATTATAGTTTTCCATAATTAAAGTGTCATATATTTCAGTATAAAATAGGCAAAATTAGGGGATGTTACATATAAAGTATTTCCATATAagatatcaaattaattaaaatccattatttctcataagaaaatCAGTATAATTAGTGcaaagcaaaaaaattaatattttttataaatcttgaATCTTTGGAATGTCAATATTGGAATCATTCAAATATTGACATACCATCCCCATTAACAATTCATCGGATATAAGGTGTGGAAATATTGAATAGGATGGCAAATCtccaaataaatatatcttcACGTAATAGCATTAACACATCTCAATTATAGATATCTCctccacaaacaaaaaaaaacttcgaTACACAATGGCTTTTGAAAAAcgatatttgtatatttgtctaatttataatattcatatTACGTCTACAATACACGAActgtataacatatataaaatgtaGGGTTTTTCGAATATGACCtaaaatttcaagtcaaacacaaaaataaccaatgtttttttaaaacatttttttctctattcaccctagaagtttgagttattcacgaaaatgtcattacattttattttctttcttttttttgcaaatgattattttaccttatcatcctcatcttcaccaagtatttacaatattgtcattgccatcaatacattaaccaccatgaacaaccaatttaaagctcttaatgcaccaaagtttcgatttttacttttcatatttcataacTTATGCACATAAAtcacatctctttcactctcttttaaaattcatccaaaaaaaactaatattttgaTTCCAAGCTTTGTAAGGTTCATAGAGACATTGAAGCTCATGATTCGTGGTCATTAACGACTTTGTAGCTTTTGTTGTGAAGTTATGCGTGCTTGGAGAAGCAAAACAAGTAATCTCACAGGCTCAAGATatgaaatcgttttttttttctcagatctGTTCGCGAAGACTTTCAAAAGACTTCGCTAGATGTGTTCTCCATCAAGAAGAATTtcctttattaagaaaaaaaacgaaaatccCAGAGAAAACTTctcgagaagtcttctcggataaatatgttagttttacaattgaccgaagtttgtcagaaatttgactttttatagaagacttc
The window above is part of the Brassica napus cultivar Da-Ae chromosome C8, Da-Ae, whole genome shotgun sequence genome. Proteins encoded here:
- the LOC106383417 gene encoding uncharacterized protein LOC106383417, giving the protein MNWQETSIIGLAMFSFSQKLKLLKKEILDINREHFSNLEERLKEAHSVLVSFQNQILVDPSPLLAAGEREANKKWVTLALAEERFLEQRSRVNWSANGNMNTAVFHRMVASRRATNQIHYLMDLGGNRLSELVDIKSHCVSYYEEFFGAEMPALSSASLDQISSSDCRRCEKEIFSLPRNKMPGPDGYTGEFYRKTWDVIGPYLTRAVLEFFSSGKLLKQWNCTFISLIPKRVGADKLVDFRPISLCNVVYKVISKILARRLQDITPTMVSSTQSAFIKDRLLVENVLLATEMVQESLQTITSTLDNFNDMSGLRMNRDKTELFLAGLNPEETEAMNIFGFQKGSLPIKYLGLPLMHKKLWKSEYSPLTDRIKDKFNSWTVTCLSFAGRLPLILAVIYNIVNFWFTAFCLPKGCLKEIESLCSRFLWSGDIQKRSVAKVLWQSSCLPKSEGGLGLRNFEVWNKALNLKLVWLLFASTTSLWVAWMREHKLKRRNFWSLEAKETDSWIWKTLLSLRPLASQMLSCRVGDGRRISFWYDNWSIHGPLIRFIGLNGPLLMGIQDQSTVAEALLVRDWQAPSRTQNQNVSLVRATLRDWPHQAVPSEPDIFMWGPSDSCSDIFSTKKTWEFLRPRAETKEWSQVVLFKNMVPKHAFNFWMANLNRLPLNERLHQWGLMDSGLCTLCSTDQESRDHLFLTAGSQQTFGTTLNRNLAPQGFELHHGMT